In Scytonema millei VB511283, the genomic stretch TTTTATCTGCGGCGATCCTAATGGAGCGCGTGGGGGCAATTGCTATGCCAGACTTGATAGTGGTAGAGCATCACGAGGTAAACAGATTTTTATCCGCCGAATTCTTGGCGATGTGCCAAAAAATCGAAATATAAAAATCGGTGCATGGGTGTATGTTAATGGCGGAGCAACAGCAACGCTCAAAGCTTTGGGCTATGACTATCTTGATGGTGATGCTGAGATATCAAAAACTGCAAGTCAGAAAAACGTTTGGCAGTATTTAGAAATCACCGTGCCGATTTCAAGATACTGGGCGGTTGTCGAACTAGGTACTTCGGGAACGGGCAACTCAGGAGACTATGTAAAATGGGATGATGTAAGCGTTGTAACACCTTAAACAGTCATTTAACGATATACTAAAACTTCCTCTAGATTTCTCCAAGTCAGTTAAAGAAGTCTCAAGTAAAATATTGCTCGATCTACATGCCAATCGCAAACAATAACCGTGCAGTCTGTTGAATTCTATTTCTAGAAATCATCAGATTTGAGAGTTTTAGAGACGGGTGCTTAGCAACTATTTCTACATCTAACAGTTCTTGCTTTTTGTCTAACGATAAAAAGCAAGAATTAATTCATATCTTGTAATGCTGACAGTGAAGATAGAATTATCAAATCGGTCATTTTTTAGAAACCCTCTAAGAGTTTTTTATGGATATTCTACTAAAAGCTAACAAGCAACTTAATCGTTCTATCCTTGGCTTGAGAAAACAGATATCTTGGTTAAAGTTTGCATATAAAGAGGATACAGCTTGGATAAATGTGTTAGTTATCGCTTTTTCAGTACTTGGTTTGATTGGCGTTCTCAATCACGAAATGTGGCGCGATGAGTTACAGGCATGGATGATAGCTAGAGACAGCTCATCTCTAATTGATTTATATAGAAACTTAAGATATGAAGGGCATCCTAGTTTATGGTATATCTTTTTATATGCAATTACTAGATTCACTGATAATCCGTTAGCAATGCAACTTTTACATCTGCTAATTGCCAGCGGAACAATTTATGTGTTTGCTAAGTTTTCTCCTTTTACTAAATCGCAAAAAATCTTATTTACTTTTGGATATTTTCCCTTTTATGAATATCATTTAATTAGTAGAAATTATAGTTTAGGTGTTTTATTAATTTTCCTTTTTTGTCACTTTTTCACGCAGCAACAACGAAACTACCTACTTCTGTCAGTTATTCTAGCTTTCCTAGCAAATACGAACGTATATAGCTTAATCATTGCTATTTCTTTAGCAATAACTATCGTCTTTGAAAAATTTTGTACTAAAAGCTCTGCTACTAAGAGATTAAATTTTACTAACATAGCTATACTGACTTGTGGTATAGCAATAGCAATTGTTCAAATTATTCCACCTAGTGATGCTAAGTTTCAAGGAATTACTAAACAAGACTTAACGCCAATCAATCACATTAATTATCTTCTATTTACCATTCTGCCGTCTGTGTGGAAAAGTTATATACCTATACCAAATTTTCTTAATTATAATTTCTGGAATACTAATGCTTTTATAAATGATAATAGCTCTAAACTTATATTACTCTGTATCTGCTTATTATCTTTATTAATATTACTATCTGCCATAGCTCTATTTAATCAGAAACCAGTTGTGTTGTTCGCATACACATTCGGAACATGTCTTCTGATATGGTTTGCTTATGAAAAGTTTTTCGGTTCTTTAAGACATCACGGACATTTATTTATTCTGTTTATTGCTTGCCTATGGATTTCCAGTTTCTATCCTGAATCAAATCGTTCTGTAATTTCTTTCATTAAAGGTGCATCCAAATTTCTAAGCGATCGCCAAAATCAATACATAAATTTTTTATTATGCATTCATCTTTTAGCTGGAATTCATGCTTATAGTATGGATTTAATTCATCCCTTTTCTGCTAGCGAAGAAGTAGCAGAATTTATCACTAGTCATCAATTAAAAGACAGCTTCATCATTGGCAGTCAGGACAATGAAGTTTCTCCCATTGCTGCTTTATTAAAGCAACCAATTTATTATTTTGAGAGCAGTAAATATGGTAGTTTTATTAACTGGAACCAAAGAAAAAATCTTAACTTTCAAGCAGTAGCTTCTACTAAAATAAATAAACTGATACAACAAAATAGCAAAAAACCTTTACTGATACTGAGTCATAAGCTCGATCGGGAAATACCAGAGCTTCATCTAACTGAGATATACAACTCTAGCCAGAGTATTGCTCCTGGTGAAACTTACTATTTATACCAGGTAGAATTCTAAAACTGTGTTTTAGGAATTCTGTTAAACTTAATTTTTAATCTGAGTTACTCTAAGCTGAAAAAGAGACGTGAAACAAAAATTCTAGCTGCTTGGCAGTCTCGTAATCATCTATGAGTGCTTCTGACAAATTTATCCGTGAATTTGCAAAGTAGCGAGAGTGATGCGTGAATCTTACAACTGAAGGATAAAAGCTTTACTCTCCCGATCGCATTCTGCTCTTTTTGCTAAAGATTGAATCCAGTTCCATTCTCGTGCCAAGCCGTCTTTCAACGAAACCTGGGGTTGATAAAGCAGTATCTTATGAGCTTTTAATACATCTACCGCTTTATATAGCTTCAATCTTTTGCGAGTATTTACAAAAGCGAACGGAGAATTAATACTACTTTTCTAGTAGTTGCTGAACTGCAAGCGAAAAGTTATTCCATGTCAAGTGTTCGACAGTTTTTCTAATGTCTGTTTCGATCTGATAGGCTTGTTCGATTAACTTGCACACTGATTCAGCAGATGCATCAACATCAAAAAGAAAGCCATTTTTACCGTGGTTAATAATGTCGGGAGCAAATCCAGTTTTGCTCGCCACAGGAACAACATTACACATCATGGCTTCAATCAGAGGAATAGGACCACCTTCTAGTATTGCGGCGGAGACGAAGACATCCATTTGGGTGTAGTAGCTAGGGTATTCGGTATAAGACGCTTCAATATAAGAAAAGTTAGGCATAGCAGTCAGCTCTGTAAACTTTTCATACCGATCCCAATCTCTACCCAGAAGAATAAACTCTCGGTGAGGCAACATTTTAATGATGTTGAAGATGCGATCGGGGTCTTTACGAGCATAATATGCAGTGCAGAAGCCAATAGCTCCATTCATGCGCTGATGCGATCGGAAAATTTTTGGATCGGCTCCGCCGCCGATAATGAAGCTGACTTTCTCAGGTTTCACACCATCCTTAAGCATTTGTGTAGCGAATTGCGAACACATAGAGATGACTTTCGTGGAGCAGTTCATCGCATAAACAAATTCTTCATTATTCATGATACCTTTGGGGTGAGTGTAAAAAATAAGCGATTTACTACCCCAAAGACATGGATTTAGTTTTAAACATGCTACATAGAATGAGTAGTGAGCGAAAAAGTATCCTTTCGATAAAGGTAGGGAAGAAGGTGAGTAGTGAAAGCAGTATTTTCCTTTAAAGTAAGTAGCAATCTCTTTACATATTGCTTCAAGTATCCAACCTTTACTTTCTTCAAAAATTACAAAAACGAGATCGTAACATTCCCTTGAAGATTTACTAAAATACTTGTCGATTAAAAAATCGGTGTATGAAACGCAATAAGAGTATTTATAAGTCTGTGTTTTAAATATTTTGAAAGTGAAAAATGTGAATTTGTAAGCTATTCTTTTAAGAATTTTACGTATAATTTCTGCATCAAATTTATTCATGTTGCATAATTATCTACGACTTAATCTGGACAAAGCAGCTAAAGTTTTTTTCACCATCTTTTCTTCAGAAAACTCTTGGGCGCGCGATCGAGCATTCTGTGCCATTAGTTGCATCTGTTCGGGATGTCTGAGAGCCCAAAGAATGTTTTCTAGGAAACCATAACTATCACCTGGACAGCACAACAAACCATGAACGTTATTTTTCACAATTTCAGGAATACCACTTGCATTTGAAGATACGATCGGCAAGTTATAGATCATTGCTTCTAATAAAGCCCAGGGAAAGCCTTCAGAATGTGTCGGAAATATAAAAAGATCTGCTGCTTGCAGAAGCTTTGGCACATCAGATCTGTAACCTAGTAGCAATACCCGATCTTCAATTCCATATTCTTGCAATCTACTGATTAGATTCTTTGATTGACCTCCTCCAGCCCACACGAACTTAATATTTGGAAACTCTTTTAGTATATAAGGCGCTATCGGTATAAGATCGCCATGACCCTTGCGAGGATTTAAGTCAGCAACTGTTAGTAAAATTTGACTTGTTTCAGCTAGTCCTAGCTCTTGACGTACTTGGCGACGAATTTCAATAATTTTTTCTAAGTCGTTGTAATGACTTGAAAGTAACCTAGTTTTAGCACCATTGTAGATTTGAATTATTTCTGTTTCAGAAACATTAAACGATTGACATATAGTCTGGCGATCGCATTCTGTAATTGCAATCCATTGCTGATTCCTAGCACGCGCCCATGCATAGAGCTGTAATCTTTTACTAGTAAATGCCTGATTGGGAAAAATTAGAGCAAAACGTACAGCTGTAGGCTTTTTCAAAAGCGCGCAGGCAAGTATAGCTCCCAAGCATAGATTTGCTAATGGAAGGTTGATTAAAACAAAATTTGGTTTAACTTTGAGTAATAAAACAAAAGTTTGAAGCAACCATAAAAACTGCCATATTATTTTTTGTGTTTGGGCTTCTACATCATCAATGGTTGCCTCATGATATTGTACGCCACTCTTTGAGAAGTCAGTAATTAAAGATACTGTTCTTTCAGTTTTTGGAAATGCTGCATGTACGTCCCATCCTTGTCTTACAGCTGCCGACGCAATGGTAAGAGAGTATTGTTCAGCTCCCCCGCGAAGCCGTGAAGGAAAAAGGATTAGTAACCTCATCTTACTTTTATCGCTCATTCTAAAACCTTAATAACTGACGTTTGTACTTTATAATACAAAAAACCAAAGATACTATGTTTTTATTTCTCAGCAACTACAAGACAAGTAATATAATATTTACGCTGTTGTCTTTTTAGTAAAATTTTTCGCACGAGCTTACCTAATAATCCAGATAAGTTGAACGCTTCAGTCAATAAAGGTAGTAAGGAAAGCTGATTAATATAGTAATGTTTTACAACTTTAAAGCCTGCTTCTTTAACTGCTTCAGTAATGGTATCCATATCAAAAAAGTTGATATGAGTTCTATCAACCCAGTGATAATAAGTCATAAGACTTTGACGCATTCCAGAAGTAATATCACAATTTGGAACTGTAAGAATCAAATTTTTACGGCAAATCCTATAATACTCTCTGAGAGCCTTTTTTGGTTCTGGTAGATGCTCCAAAGTTTCAAAAGAAAGAACTGTATCAAAGCTATTATCCTTAAATTGAAGTTCAGAAGCATCAGAAACGGAAAAAAGATGAGGCATTGTATTCCAGGTTTCAAAATGCTGAATGTCAACACCTAAAATATTGTATTGCTCTGCAAGTTTTAGTACGTAGGTTCCATTACCACAGCCTACATCGAGTACAGATTGCCCAGCATTTTCTAAAATAGCATTCAATCTTTCAGTATTTACTCCTCTAGCAGCATACGAAATAGAGTTTTTGAGCGTTAACATGTATTCCTTCCAATCATTTGTTTAAAGCTTTGTTCGTACTATGAAACTATGCTATTTCAGTTATTATTTTATTAATTTAATGCAAGCAACTGCACCTGCACACACAGAATTAGATGTATAAAATAAAGGATCGTTAGAGCGGTGTGTATTATATTTTATAGATGAACATAAATCCGAACTACATAGATTCCATCCTTTATCTGTATATTTATAGTAAGTAATACTGTGTTCTGTAGGTACAAAAGCTTCAACTATTCTATTAACCATTGTTTCATCAAACTGCTGAAACCAACCAAAATCCTCGTAAGTACCAAAAGGTACTGTAATAAGTAATGTACCTGATTTTTTTAACACTCTTTTCATTTCTAAAAGAGCTACTATATAATCTTCTGGATTATGCTCGACTGTAGCCCCATACCTCTGATTATTCATACCTACATGCTCAATAGTTGATATGCAGGTTATCTGTTCAAAATAATTGTTGATGAAAGGAAGCGATCGAACATCACCTAATACGTAAGATACTTTATTATGATAAAAACACCTTGCATCAGGAGTCAAGGATAACATTGTAATTTCTTGATTTAGCTTAGAGTTTAATAGCCGATCTATACAAAATTTATAATTAAGAGCAGGACCAACATCCAAAAGTTTAGAATTTTGATTATAGGTAAGGTTGGCAAAAATCCAAGGATACTCTACTACTCTTTCATCAAAAAAAGCTCCAAAACCTTCAGGTAGAAGAATTTGATGTACAAAAAAACTAAAGAGTTCTTTCGAGGAGAGTGTTGATTGAATGAATTCGAGCTTAGCTTCTTGATAACCAGGACTAAATGGAATTTTTTGATTTTTATGATAGCTATTGAGAAGATCGTTGTATTTTGGAGATTTATAACTTTTTAGCAAACTATAAGCTCCGTAGGGAATTAGCCCTTTAGCGATTAGCTTGAGTAAAGAAGCAGCTTTATTTGTAGGGTTCAAAATCATTTTTTTAGCTTTTTAACTAATGAAATAATAACTGATAGCTTAAGGTTATAGATTTGAGATTAAGAATACACAAAAATTGGTAATAGTCACCTTTGGATCTTATCTTGTTCTTTATAGTCAGTAAAAATTATTTATAGATTTTTCAGTTTTAATTATAGTTAAGTTATTTTTGATGTGTGTATTAACTAAATATTATGACTTCTCACTAGTTTCCAAGTTCGAGGTTGATAAAATAAGCATTGACTCATACCCTTACCTTCAACAGTAAACTTAAAAGACTCAACAGCATCAAGCATGTAGTATAGATTTTTACTGATACTGAGTTTAAGGGTATAAAAACTTGGTTTTAAACCAAGGTAAGGCATCTTCAATTGAATTTCATAGTATCCAGGTAATATATCCCATGACTCACCGTCTTGTTGTGTATTGATACATAAAACATGTTCGCTTTCTCCAAAGGTTTCTTGAATTAAGAAACTAAGAGTAACGTTTTCAATCTCTTTATAAGCCTTAAATTCTACACAAAAGTAAGTAGTTTCCCCACTTAATAGCGATCGCGTTAAGTTTCCTTGTTCATCTTTAAAGCATAGAGCAGTAATATTTAGATCTGATTGCTTGCTTTCATACTTGTCAGTTAAAGATAGCAATTTTGCTTGATTCTTAATTTCATTGCTAAACAAGTCTTTTTCGTATTTGTCTACAACTGAATCTGTATTGCCAACTGTAACTACTTTTCCTTTGAGCAAGTAAATTGCTGACTCGCATATTGACAATATTGAATGAGAATTGTGTGATACTAGAATAAAAGATGTACCCTGTTCGCGTAGCTTAGCAAGTCTACGGTAACATTTAGCCCTAAACTTTATATCTCCTACTGCCAGCACTTCGTCAATCAGGAGAATGTCAGGTTCCGTGTAAATCGCACAAGCAAACCCTAATCTTGCAGCCATTCCCGAACTATAAGTCTGCACTGGAGCATCAATTGCAGCACCAATCTCTGCAAAATCTAAAACAGCCTCAAATCGCTCGTCGATTTCTTTCTTAGACAAACCTAAAATAGACATGTTGGCATAAATATTCTCCCGCCCTGTCAATATTGGATTAAACCCTGCTCCCAGTGCAATCAGTGGTGCAATCCGACCTTTAATTTCCACAAATCCACTGTCTGGTTTAATTAATCCACTAATAATTCGTAGTAGCGTGGATTTCCCACTGCCATTTGGTCCTACTAAGCCTAGTGCTTCTCCGCGTCGTAACTGAAAGCTAACATCTTTAAGTGCCCAAAACTCATCACGTCTTAGTTTTTCGCTCTTTTGTCGTATCCCTACTAACTCAGTAGCAATATCTTGAACGCCATAAAGCAGCGATCGCTTCAAGTCTCGGCAAAATTTCTTGGAAACTCCTTCAACTGAAAGGACTACCTCATTATCCAGTTGTTGTTCTGATATTTCCTGACTAGCAATACTAATTGTCATTAAACATTTATCCTCTTCACTACAACTTAGAAAAAAGCTTAAGATAGCGTCTCTAAAAGTCCGATCGAATATATATAAATATCTGACTCATTGCTTCTTCGCTTTTAGCCAGTATGCAGCTGGAAAATTAGGCACAGAATTATCTATTGATTTAAGTTCGAGAATTTCGTAATCATCTCGAAGCATATATCTCAGACCATGCTCGGTGAAACGCCAGTAATCATTTGGAGCCATATGAATTGCTTGTCGAAAAGGCAAACCGAGTAACAAAATACCTCCCGAGCGGAGAATTCTAGTTATCTCCTTTAAGCCAGCAAGATAGTCATCAACATGTTCAAGCACACCAGAGCAAAACACGCAATCAAATGTGTCATTCTGAATTTGCGGCATCGATCGCACGTCAAGTACCAGATCGACGTTGAACTCGGAAGTGGCTTCTGATGTGGTATACGATGAGCATTTCTGGAAATAATCTCGATACCATCCTCCGTCATTATCTTCGTCAGTATCGCTGCCAATAGAAAGAACACAGCCCTCAATATTTGCTGCATGACACTTAAGCCATTGATTTGATTCTTGTCTTGACTGTGAGGCTTTCGACAAGGTAGTGGCTTTGAATGTGTTACGTCTGCCGAAAATATTTAGTATTGAAATAGGGAAGGAACGTTGCGTCAGCGTTTTAATCATAAAACAATATTTTTAACTTTCAGGATGAGTTTTTAGTAAAATTCAGAGCGATCGGGTTAAGTACTTAAAATTCTGCTTCTCGAAAATTTAATTCCTTTTAAGAACTTATTCTCTCAACTACAAAAGGCATAGCTAGACGGTATACCAACCACCCTAAGAGCAGTCCTACTATGGCAAGAAGACTCACAAGCCAAAATCCAAATGGATTTGATACCACACCTGTCGTCGTTAACTCTCGCGTCGTTACTAGTAAAGGAGTGACTGGATTCAGTTGCACAAGTGTTGCTAATCCTCCTCCGTTGGGAAGTGGATAAACTACTGGCGTTAAAAATAGCCAAAAGCCAGTAAGGTAAGTAATCCCTTTGAGAATGTCGTTATATAAAACTCCTAGAGGTGCTAGTAGCAAACCGAAACATGTTCCTAGTATAACTAAGTGAATTAATGCTACTGGCGCTAAGATCGCAGTCCAACTTACTGGGATCTGATACCACAAAAACAACGCTATAATTAAAATTAACTTAATAGCAAAACTAAAAAATATCTGACCTAGTTTAGCTAGAATCAGTGCTTCTCGGGGAAAATTAATTTTAACCAACATTTGCTTTGCACTAGTAACTGCTTGAATAGGGCTAGTTAGTGCTTCTACGAATGTCTGCCAAAGGGTCATGCTAAACATCACGTAAGCTGGATAAGGCATGTCTGTTGCTCCAATATTTACGATATTGGTATTGTTAGCAAAAGTGAAGCCTAAAGCTGTGATAATAGGTGGAATTACAGCCCAGCAGATCCCAAGTAAGGACTGGCGATATTGAGCGCTAATGTCTCGCACCATTAACTGCCATGCTAGTTCCCGAGAAGCAAGTAGATCTCGCGCCATCTCTTGACATAGCCGCACCGGATTTCTCAGTTGGCTATCGGGTTTATAAACTACCTTAGACAATTTTTGGTTAACTAATCGAGTCATCTGCGGCTGTTTACCCCTTGTTTTATATATAAATTAGCTAGAATTCTAGATTAGCTTTTCAATCTCTCACTCTAAGTTTTAATCTCTACGTGAGTTGGTCAAAAGTAAACTTTTTTCAATATTGGATGGCTTTAGATGTTGTTTACATGCTATTCTGGAGAGTAAATGATGTCGATACCATAAAGTTCAGTCCTAAAAGACTTGAATGACATTCATTTCTAAGTTGTAAAGATTGCTAAATTTTGTTCAAAAAAATACACTGTTCGCGCCGAACAAAATAAGAATAATGACGAATGCTAAAGTCGGAGCTTCTATTGAGTTAATTCTGTCTTTACCTATAGCTATTGAATTTTCACAAAAATATCTCCATAATTGTATTCCTGGCGAGAACGAAAACTATCAGGAAAAGACTTAAGAAATTCTTTGACGGGCAACCATTCCTGAAATGTAAACAGTAACGTTTCTGCTGGCGTAATGTTAATATATAAATCTCCAAGGTGCGACAAATAGTCAATACAAGCAAGGGTTTTATCAATATTATCTTCCTGAAGATGGTATTCAAATGAAATTAGGGGTATTGGTTGTGTTAATCCCTTTAAAACTTCATACTCCCATCCCTCAACATCGATCTTGCAGTATTGTGGTCTTCCAAACTTAGCGATCGCGCGATCGAGAGTCACTACAGGTACATAAATACTAGATACAACTTCACTTACTGTCCAATTCTGGTCTAAGCTTGAGTGAGCGTGGTGAGTATGAACGTACAATTCAGTAATCCCAGGTTCTGCACCAACGGCGCATTCACATTTAGCTAATTTGCTACGATAGCGACTGCATCGTGCTGCAAGTTCTTTCATACAGTTAGGCTGTGGTTCAAATGCTACTACTCTCATACCGGCTTTGAAAAGTGCTTCTGTCTTCTCACCAATGTTTGCACCGATGTCGAAGCATAGGCTGTTAGGTTCTAATAGCTGAGAGTAGAAGGTGACTTCTTGATGGAATTTGACTAGACGCTCTTGTTTTAGCAATCGCCAATATAGGGTTCGAGCTGGGTGATACAACCGATTAGACTGGTATAGATGTTTTATGGTAGAAAGGTTTGCCATATCTCAATTCCTAGTAATTTTGTAGCCTGCTCCAGGCACGATCGGTGTATTGTCAGTACACAGTTCAACCTTTTCAGAAGGTGTAAACAAATCTTGTTTTCTTTCCAGCATCTCAGCTATGAGTTCTCTAGCTTTGGCTACTGCAACCTGCCAATTTAGACGCTCTTGGTATTCTGAGCGTGTAGCTTTTGCTAGCCGAATATACAGATCGAAATTGCGAAAAGTCTCTTCAATGTATGCAGCATATGTAGAAGCGGGCGTGCTTGCTGGAAAAGATACACCATTTTTTCCGTTTTTAATAATGGTGGGAATACCACCCACGGAACTCGTAACGCAAGGAATACCAAATGAGCAAGCTTCACATAGAACGCAACCGTAAGCCTCTGCACGCGCTGGATGAACCAAAAAGTGAGATTGTTCGAGTAGATGCTGCAACTTTGTACTGCCTTCACTGGTAAATTTATCTACCCGCCCATGAATGCTAACTTTATGACTGATTGCTGGATCGACTGCGAAGTCTGAACCGATAATATCCAACGTCGTAGGAATGCCCTTCTGATTGAGGATACGACAAATCTCAACAGCGGTATCACCACCTTTGCGTTCCCACTCAATACCAATAAATAGTAAGCGGCACAAATCGCGCGATCTGCCAGTGATATAGCGCTCAGTATCTTCTGAACTCACTACAAAATCATGGTTCGCACCAAACGGTACTACTGCGACTTTGGCAGATGGAATACCGTAAGTTGAAGTCGCAGTTTTATACGAACATTCAGAGGAGAATATATTTAAGTCTGCACGATTCATCGCCTTACGCTCGTGCTTATGAGCCCACTCAACGCTGAGGGGATGAAGATTTGAGTATACTTTGTAAGCGTCTTGTATGTCAGCAAAATTAGCATCTCGCCAATAGACAAGTGGAATACTGGGCGGGAAGTGAGCCATTACAGTAGAATCTTGAGCGAGCAAAACATCTACTTTTCGATCGGCAACTAGCTGCTCCGCCTGCCGCGCCATTTGCTCTAGAATCACAGGATGGTATTTACCATAGACAGGTGGAGTAAACACTGTTAATCGATTAAGTACTTTAATCCCCGTGTTCACAGACTTAGCTATTAAATTCTGTTGAACTGGACCAATATATTCAACTCGATCTCCTTGAGCTTCAAATTCTTTTAGAACATGCCATATAATCCCAGAAAATGCTCGGCGGCGAATCTCTGGATCTGCTAAATTCCATCGAGAAACAAATCCAATTCTCATTATTAACCTACTACAATCTTTTTAGATGCTTGCGAATCAAACTAGTTTTTAGTTAAAGGTTAAAAAATCGCGATCGCCAATCAGGATAGATTTATCTATACTATGCTTGATATACATACGCTCGAAAGACTTCACTTTTAAAGTTTGGGGAAACGTTAGGCTCATGATAGCTGTTAAGCTCAAACTTTGTTGATATGGAAAAGTTCGGATATTTTATGAAGGATAAGGGACGCTATGAATATAAAGCGGTTATATTTGAATTACAAGCATTTAATTGGGACATCTAATATAGAACTTATCTTATTCTTTAAGTTCTACAAAGAACTTACCATGTTCTCCACACAATAATTCTTCCACCGTAGAATTACTCTCAATAATTTGTGGTCGATCGCCTGAGTTGCTCGTAGGAAACAGAAATAATTTGTGTTTTCCCATATACCATAATCGTCGATTACAATAGGGACAGTAAATAGGTGGAATGTTTCGATCTTGTCCACAGTGCTTTTCAAGCATAAAAGAGTATAGTTGAATAAGGATAAGTGTTGATGGCAACGAATACTTTACTTTGAAATAAAATACTCGTTATCATACTTGTCTTTTGCGATCGGTTATCATCTTTCAACATTTATCACCTTTAACTCAAATGAAAGACACTATTTCATGTACGCATAGTAACTTCATTTAAACGATAAATATCAGTTTAGTTGACTAATAACTAACAATCGCAAAGGACTGGTAAATATATTGTTAATTTCACGCTTTGTTTAAAAGTAAGATAAATCAATAGTTTATTAAATTTATTTAATTTGAGTCTGAATTCAAAGAGCTAATTTAAAAAAACATTGTAAATAATGAAAGCAAAATCTCTTTTTTTCAAACAAAATATGCAGTAGCTCGTAGAAATAGCTACTACCTGATATTTTGTACCAAGTGGTTCAATTCAATACCAAGCTAATTGTTTAACATCCGAAGCTCTGAAGGAACGCGATCGGCGATCGCATACCAGACAGACAGAATTTGAGCGTCAGTTAGGCGCTCTATATGATTAATAAAAATCTGACAAATCACGTCAGTATTATTATTAGCTAATCGTGAAATTGTAGAAAAATTAGCATTAGCTACGGTGTAATTCAAATGATTTTCGTTTGAGTTTTGAAACAGCGATTGACCATACACGAGTGATTCTGAAGCATGTTCTTCAGACTGTAATTCTTGCTCATTTGTTAGTAAATCAGATGTAGGTACGATAGAAACAGAAGTAGGTTGTTGTGGATAACTTACTGCTGTTAAAGATGAATCTTGTCCTAAAGTTTTAGCATCAATATCGATTGTAACTGTTTCGGTTTCAGGTTGAACGACTTTTTTATATTTCTGAGTAATTACCTTAGCTTTGGAGTAA encodes the following:
- a CDS encoding glycosyltransferase family 4 protein, encoding MNNEEFVYAMNCSTKVISMCSQFATQMLKDGVKPEKVSFIIGGGADPKIFRSHQRMNGAIGFCTAYYARKDPDRIFNIIKMLPHREFILLGRDWDRYEKFTELTAMPNFSYIEASYTEYPSYYTQMDVFVSAAILEGGPIPLIEAMMCNVVPVASKTGFAPDIINHGKNGFLFDVDASAESVCKLIEQAYQIETDIRKTVEHLTWNNFSLAVQQLLEK
- a CDS encoding glycosyltransferase family 4 protein is translated as MSDKSKMRLLILFPSRLRGGAEQYSLTIASAAVRQGWDVHAAFPKTERTVSLITDFSKSGVQYHEATIDDVEAQTQKIIWQFLWLLQTFVLLLKVKPNFVLINLPLANLCLGAILACALLKKPTAVRFALIFPNQAFTSKRLQLYAWARARNQQWIAITECDRQTICQSFNVSETEIIQIYNGAKTRLLSSHYNDLEKIIEIRRQVRQELGLAETSQILLTVADLNPRKGHGDLIPIAPYILKEFPNIKFVWAGGGQSKNLISRLQEYGIEDRVLLLGYRSDVPKLLQAADLFIFPTHSEGFPWALLEAMIYNLPIVSSNASGIPEIVKNNVHGLLCCPGDSYGFLENILWALRHPEQMQLMAQNARSRAQEFSEEKMVKKTLAALSRLSRR
- a CDS encoding class I SAM-dependent methyltransferase — encoded protein: MLTLKNSISYAARGVNTERLNAILENAGQSVLDVGCGNGTYVLKLAEQYNILGVDIQHFETWNTMPHLFSVSDASELQFKDNSFDTVLSFETLEHLPEPKKALREYYRICRKNLILTVPNCDITSGMRQSLMTYYHWVDRTHINFFDMDTITEAVKEAGFKVVKHYYINQLSLLPLLTEAFNLSGLLGKLVRKILLKRQQRKYYITCLVVAEK
- a CDS encoding methyltransferase domain-containing protein, yielding MILNPTNKAASLLKLIAKGLIPYGAYSLLKSYKSPKYNDLLNSYHKNQKIPFSPGYQEAKLEFIQSTLSSKELFSFFVHQILLPEGFGAFFDERVVEYPWIFANLTYNQNSKLLDVGPALNYKFCIDRLLNSKLNQEITMLSLTPDARCFYHNKVSYVLGDVRSLPFINNYFEQITCISTIEHVGMNNQRYGATVEHNPEDYIVALLEMKRVLKKSGTLLITVPFGTYEDFGWFQQFDETMVNRIVEAFVPTEHSITYYKYTDKGWNLCSSDLCSSIKYNTHRSNDPLFYTSNSVCAGAVACIKLIK
- a CDS encoding ABC transporter ATP-binding protein; amino-acid sequence: MTISIASQEISEQQLDNEVVLSVEGVSKKFCRDLKRSLLYGVQDIATELVGIRQKSEKLRRDEFWALKDVSFQLRRGEALGLVGPNGSGKSTLLRIISGLIKPDSGFVEIKGRIAPLIALGAGFNPILTGRENIYANMSILGLSKKEIDERFEAVLDFAEIGAAIDAPVQTYSSGMAARLGFACAIYTEPDILLIDEVLAVGDIKFRAKCYRRLAKLREQGTSFILVSHNSHSILSICESAIYLLKGKVVTVGNTDSVVDKYEKDLFSNEIKNQAKLLSLTDKYESKQSDLNITALCFKDEQGNLTRSLLSGETTYFCVEFKAYKEIENVTLSFLIQETFGESEHVLCINTQQDGESWDILPGYYEIQLKMPYLGLKPSFYTLKLSISKNLYYMLDAVESFKFTVEGKGMSQCLFYQPRTWKLVRSHNI
- a CDS encoding class I SAM-dependent methyltransferase, encoding MSKASQSRQESNQWLKCHAANIEGCVLSIGSDTDEDNDGGWYRDYFQKCSSYTTSEATSEFNVDLVLDVRSMPQIQNDTFDCVFCSGVLEHVDDYLAGLKEITRILRSGGILLLGLPFRQAIHMAPNDYWRFTEHGLRYMLRDDYEILELKSIDNSVPNFPAAYWLKAKKQ
- a CDS encoding ABC transporter permease, whose protein sequence is MTRLVNQKLSKVVYKPDSQLRNPVRLCQEMARDLLASRELAWQLMVRDISAQYRQSLLGICWAVIPPIITALGFTFANNTNIVNIGATDMPYPAYVMFSMTLWQTFVEALTSPIQAVTSAKQMLVKINFPREALILAKLGQIFFSFAIKLILIIALFLWYQIPVSWTAILAPVALIHLVILGTCFGLLLAPLGVLYNDILKGITYLTGFWLFLTPVVYPLPNGGGLATLVQLNPVTPLLVTTRELTTTGVVSNPFGFWLVSLLAIVGLLLGWLVYRLAMPFVVERISS